In Sulfurirhabdus autotrophica, one genomic interval encodes:
- a CDS encoding porin family protein, producing the protein MNLFFVTKKSFVSCSTSLLMLLPLVSLAAEWSAEPSVSLKEEYNDNIHLTMVKHPSVTATTLSPSVKFNYATEISNVSGGATLSANKYSGEQGLDRVDQFYTLSSNYKTERSIFGLNANYTKSFASQYDNIATGSLIRRTDSNIAPSWIWSLSEKNALRLDYQLSQVKYDSGTDYKVNTATFSLIQQYTERDKLIFQTYNQKTDINSGVVKSDSYGLSGGVTHDFSETLSGSLTIGGYTVKTTTITGTQLCPSYSLGFNGSGFFIYCGQPLVTVFSTSESRNRGMSFDMSLNKQFETANLTAQYSRKLQPGDNTLVETDQATLILTDKWSPLVSGSISSFILRSRNKGGVLANNRRYYTVSPSLSWRLSESWVLDTGYRYERNEYEQTNFSASANSVFAQIKYDWPKFAISR; encoded by the coding sequence TTGAATCTTTTTTTTGTTACAAAAAAGAGTTTTGTGTCGTGTAGCACTTCATTGTTGATGCTGCTTCCTTTGGTTTCGTTGGCAGCAGAATGGTCGGCAGAGCCTTCTGTAAGCCTAAAGGAAGAGTATAACGATAATATTCACCTTACAATGGTAAAGCACCCTTCAGTTACTGCTACTACACTTTCGCCATCTGTTAAATTTAATTATGCTACTGAGATTTCTAATGTCAGTGGAGGCGCGACATTAAGTGCCAATAAATACTCAGGCGAGCAGGGATTGGACAGGGTTGATCAATTTTATACCTTGTCTTCAAACTATAAAACTGAGCGGAGTATTTTTGGTTTGAATGCTAACTACACGAAAAGCTTCGCTTCTCAATATGACAACATCGCAACTGGCTCACTTATTCGGCGTACCGATTCAAATATTGCGCCTTCATGGATTTGGTCGTTATCTGAAAAAAATGCTTTACGCCTTGATTATCAATTATCGCAAGTTAAGTATGATAGTGGCACGGATTATAAGGTAAATACAGCAACATTCAGCCTGATACAACAATATACTGAAAGAGATAAACTTATATTTCAAACTTATAATCAGAAGACTGACATAAATAGTGGCGTGGTGAAATCGGATTCTTATGGATTGAGTGGTGGTGTTACACACGACTTTTCAGAAACTTTAAGCGGTTCATTAACTATTGGTGGGTACACAGTAAAAACAACGACAATCACCGGAACTCAATTATGTCCTTCATATAGTTTGGGATTTAATGGTAGCGGATTCTTTATTTATTGTGGTCAACCGTTAGTCACTGTTTTTTCAACATCTGAATCAAGAAATCGTGGTATGTCTTTTGATATGTCACTGAACAAACAATTTGAAACTGCAAATTTAACAGCGCAATACAGCAGAAAATTACAACCTGGTGATAATACCTTGGTAGAGACTGATCAGGCGACTTTGATTTTGACCGATAAATGGTCACCTTTGGTATCAGGATCAATTAGCTCTTTCATTTTGCGTAGTAGAAATAAAGGCGGTGTTCTAGCAAATAATAGGAGATATTATACAGTATCTCCTAGCCTGAGTTGGCGTTTGTCAGAATCGTGGGTTTTAGACACAGGGTACCGATATGAAAGAAATGAATATGAACAAACAAATTTTAGCGCTTCAGCAAATTCGGTATTTGCGCAAATAAAGTATGATTGGCCAAAATTTGCTATATCCCGTTAA
- a CDS encoding type II secretion system protein N codes for MTFGKTVERSKHLKYLFAGLVLYVFFLIVTAPASLMEWLLPRLSNGRLEITQSEGGFWHGKAQQVVLKKNDSSQRQLGSLEWEILLLPMFKMELATKIALENGQNKSQGVVAKSFGTFHISNMNSILPIEVLADFMPAWQMWKPEGELIFKAKDFSIGKKLAGEAMVEWRNASVSLSRINPLGSYHMDLQGDNSVSKIRLSTLSGLLRIAGEGEWSSDRGIEFRGTAQAEPARKAELEDLLKLMGKEQRNGAYQIEISQMQKPK; via the coding sequence ATGACTTTTGGTAAAACGGTTGAACGCAGTAAGCACCTAAAATATTTATTTGCAGGCTTAGTCTTGTATGTTTTCTTTTTAATTGTAACTGCGCCAGCCAGTCTGATGGAATGGTTGTTACCAAGACTGTCAAACGGTAGGTTAGAAATCACACAGTCTGAAGGCGGCTTTTGGCATGGCAAAGCACAGCAGGTTGTGCTCAAAAAAAATGATAGTAGCCAGAGGCAGCTTGGTAGTTTGGAATGGGAAATACTTTTGTTGCCAATGTTTAAAATGGAATTGGCAACAAAAATAGCACTTGAAAATGGCCAAAATAAATCGCAGGGTGTTGTTGCAAAAAGCTTTGGAACGTTCCATATTAGTAATATGAATAGCATTTTACCTATTGAAGTACTGGCAGATTTTATGCCGGCTTGGCAAATGTGGAAACCTGAAGGTGAACTGATATTTAAAGCAAAAGACTTTTCTATTGGAAAAAAATTGGCGGGTGAAGCAATGGTTGAGTGGAGAAATGCTTCTGTAAGCTTGAGTCGTATAAACCCTTTAGGTAGTTATCATATGGATCTTCAGGGAGATAATAGTGTTTCCAAGATTCGATTATCTACCCTGTCCGGCTTGCTGCGTATAGCGGGAGAAGGTGAATGGTCAAGTGATAGGGGTATTGAGTTTCGAGGAACAGCACAGGCAGAACCAGCAAGAAAAGCAGAATTAGAGGATTTGCTAAAATTAATGGGTAAGGAGCAGAGGAATGGTGCTTACCAGATTGAAATCTCACAAATGCAAAAACCAAAATAG
- the gspL gene encoding type II secretion system protein GspL — MGQHLSLLQIYIPEHFAENTVATIVQSTGGSESEVGVESSDKSLCQWVLRDTQGRIVHRGDSPLSAIPKADNVQVVVPASMVLLAQVRVPTRNRRKMLQLLPYAVEEKLMYDPDAIHVAAGPQLLNGETVVALIDKGWMKRVLSELQSNGLLPRQMLPETLLPCVSPGKWTMVWNGREGFVRKDSVSGSSIDGGNLETPPLGLMLAVKEAAAKGNAPQKIRLQLTKGAEMPSLESWATKLDVAVSLEPIWEWYSATDKLDKGINLLQGEFAPAGFNSDWLTKYKLPLILAGLILLLQFGGGITEWSILTYQKHQLENQIQQFFHQAFPEAKVIVDAPLQMQRNLAQLRHAKGLSDPTDFLPMLAKVVPLLSQSGMVIAQDLQYDNGILKISLQLKASQTAEQIRSRFQNAGVKMEVEKIEVLKSGGIIAHLIVKGGVS, encoded by the coding sequence ATGGGGCAACATTTGTCACTTTTACAGATATATATACCAGAGCATTTTGCGGAAAATACTGTCGCCACCATTGTTCAGTCTACTGGTGGGTCAGAATCTGAAGTTGGTGTTGAAAGTAGCGATAAATCACTGTGTCAATGGGTTCTGCGAGATACACAGGGCAGAATCGTTCATCGAGGAGATAGTCCCCTTTCGGCCATACCAAAAGCCGATAATGTTCAGGTGGTTGTACCTGCAAGTATGGTGTTATTAGCGCAAGTGCGTGTGCCAACGCGAAATCGACGGAAAATGCTGCAATTGCTCCCTTATGCAGTTGAAGAAAAACTGATGTACGATCCTGACGCCATTCATGTTGCAGCGGGCCCCCAATTGCTTAATGGCGAAACGGTTGTGGCATTGATTGATAAAGGCTGGATGAAGCGAGTATTGAGTGAGTTACAGAGCAATGGACTGTTACCTCGCCAAATGTTGCCTGAAACGCTTCTCCCCTGTGTGAGCCCTGGTAAATGGACAATGGTGTGGAATGGTCGTGAAGGGTTTGTACGTAAAGATAGCGTCTCTGGCTCATCTATAGATGGTGGCAATCTGGAAACTCCCCCACTTGGTTTAATGCTTGCGGTTAAAGAAGCTGCAGCCAAAGGAAACGCCCCGCAGAAAATCAGGTTGCAGCTTACAAAGGGAGCTGAAATGCCCAGCTTGGAAAGTTGGGCGACTAAACTTGATGTGGCAGTTTCTTTGGAGCCAATTTGGGAATGGTATTCAGCTACAGATAAGCTGGACAAAGGGATCAATCTGCTGCAAGGAGAATTTGCTCCGGCAGGCTTCAATTCTGATTGGCTGACTAAATATAAACTGCCTTTAATTCTTGCAGGTCTTATCTTGTTATTGCAGTTTGGCGGTGGGATAACTGAGTGGTCTATTCTTACCTATCAAAAGCATCAATTGGAAAATCAGATCCAACAATTTTTTCATCAAGCGTTCCCTGAAGCTAAGGTTATTGTGGATGCGCCATTACAAATGCAACGAAATCTTGCACAGTTAAGGCATGCCAAAGGGTTGTCTGACCCGACAGACTTTTTGCCAATGCTGGCGAAAGTGGTGCCATTGCTTTCGCAGTCAGGTATGGTGATAGCTCAGGATTTGCAGTATGATAACGGCATCCTAAAAATAAGCTTGCAGTTAAAAGCCTCACAAACCGCCGAACAAATACGTAGCAGGTTTCAAAATGCGGGTGTGAAAATGGAGGTAGAAAAGATTGAAGTCCTCAAATCAGGTGGAATAATTGCGCATCTGATTGTTAAAGGGGGCGTTTCATGA
- a CDS encoding polysaccharide biosynthesis/export family protein: MKFNNILTIPVFILGLLISSVSQAEKVIEQVPSDTPKAEAGIVDQGYQIGPEDVLSISVWKEEGLKAEVLVRPDGGLSFPLVGEVQAQGKTTEQIQKEITARLEKFIPDPVVSVSVLKVVGNKIYVIGKVNKPGEYPAGRYVDVLQALSMAGGLTPFAAENDIKVLRKENGKDLVLPFRYSQVQKGQELDQNIMLQSGDVVVVP; this comes from the coding sequence ATGAAATTTAATAATATTTTGACTATTCCAGTTTTTATTTTAGGCTTGCTGATAAGCAGTGTTTCTCAGGCAGAAAAAGTTATTGAGCAGGTGCCATCTGATACGCCAAAAGCTGAAGCAGGGATTGTCGATCAGGGATACCAGATTGGGCCTGAAGATGTGCTATCGATTTCTGTCTGGAAAGAAGAAGGTCTTAAAGCTGAAGTATTAGTTAGGCCAGACGGGGGGTTGTCTTTTCCTCTGGTAGGAGAAGTTCAAGCGCAAGGGAAGACCACAGAACAAATTCAGAAAGAAATTACTGCGCGGCTTGAAAAATTCATTCCTGACCCTGTAGTATCGGTTTCGGTACTGAAAGTGGTTGGTAACAAAATTTATGTAATTGGAAAAGTAAATAAGCCGGGTGAGTATCCGGCTGGTCGCTATGTTGATGTTTTACAAGCGCTAAGTATGGCGGGAGGGTTAACGCCATTTGCTGCAGAGAACGATATAAAGGTGTTACGTAAAGAAAACGGTAAGGATTTGGTTTTACCCTTTCGATATTCACAAGTCCAAAAAGGACAAGAACTAGATCAGAATATTATGCTTCAAAGTGGGGATGTGGTTGTGGTTCCATGA
- the gspM gene encoding type II secretion system protein GspM, whose translation MSDKIQMYWKSLPLRERWLLGVGFFALFTVILVFYIWQPMNQARYKLRANLPQLKANAQQMQLNALEVARIKSLPVVAPLPIGNVKEVLEHSAEKFNLMNERTFINVDSAGRISIEMENVSFDGWIKWLGNLQEQNRILVESCLIEGVAQPGLVKVKAKLLVKVAG comes from the coding sequence ATGAGCGACAAAATACAGATGTACTGGAAATCACTGCCTTTGCGTGAGCGCTGGCTGCTTGGTGTTGGATTTTTCGCGCTATTTACTGTCATTTTAGTGTTTTACATTTGGCAACCGATGAATCAGGCGCGTTATAAGTTACGAGCAAATTTGCCACAACTCAAAGCAAATGCGCAGCAGATGCAATTAAATGCCTTAGAGGTCGCCAGGATAAAATCACTTCCGGTTGTAGCACCATTGCCTATTGGCAATGTTAAGGAAGTGTTAGAACATTCAGCGGAGAAGTTTAATTTAATGAACGAACGCACGTTCATCAATGTTGATAGCGCTGGACGCATTAGCATTGAGATGGAGAATGTTTCTTTTGATGGATGGATAAAGTGGTTGGGTAATTTGCAGGAACAAAACCGAATTCTGGTTGAAAGTTGCCTTATTGAAGGGGTAGCTCAGCCAGGCTTGGTGAAGGTGAAAGCCAAATTGCTGGTGAAGGTTGCCGGATGA
- a CDS encoding Wzz/FepE/Etk N-terminal domain-containing protein, whose protein sequence is MEEQTKDLKDYLVALRRRKKQIFIVVGVLMLASVLLAFLLPPVYRSTATILIEEQEIPPELVRSTITSFADQRIQVISQTVMTRANLMGIVDKYKLYASKREHDTTEEILERMRKDIKMNIVSADVIDRRSGMKTTATIAFTLAFDGETAEGAQKVASELTSLYLSENLKTRKEKSAETSTFLSEEVTKLSRHISETEAKLADFKSKNVGRLPELVTLNMQLRDRTDSEIMDVGRQISAGEERKFYLEGQLAQIKPNTPMMSTSGDRILDQDERLKSLQSQYDSLSGVYSAKHPDVVKMRREIESLKKATGGGVDTQEQAKQLTRLRADLAMMNEKYSEDHPDVIKLKKSIASLEESYKKAMAAGETPKFKKPENPAYISLQSQLESVNSDLNSLKRKLADLKAKMNSYETLLQQTPQVEQEYLLLSRDHENSVHRYQELKAKQMEAQVAQELEKDSKGERFSLIDPAQLPEKPHSPNRPAIFLLGFILSLGGGVAYAGVLESMDSSVKGSKSLTGLLNAPLLSVIPYIENSEDRRKKTKVNSLVILGVISSIAVILLLVHFLWVPLDVLWYRILRKMDI, encoded by the coding sequence ATGGAAGAGCAAACAAAAGATCTGAAGGATTACCTGGTAGCATTGCGTCGTCGAAAAAAACAAATTTTTATTGTGGTGGGTGTACTAATGCTAGCCAGCGTTTTACTGGCATTTTTACTTCCACCAGTTTACCGGTCAACCGCTACTATTCTAATTGAAGAACAGGAAATCCCACCAGAACTTGTGCGGTCAACTATTACTAGTTTTGCTGATCAGCGAATTCAGGTTATCAGTCAAACTGTGATGACACGTGCTAATTTGATGGGAATTGTAGATAAGTACAAATTATATGCCTCAAAGCGTGAACACGATACGACAGAAGAAATTCTTGAACGTATGCGCAAAGACATAAAAATGAATATTGTTAGTGCTGATGTAATTGATCGGCGCAGTGGTATGAAGACAACAGCCACAATCGCATTTACTCTGGCATTTGATGGAGAAACAGCTGAGGGGGCCCAGAAAGTAGCAAGTGAATTAACTTCATTATACCTTAGTGAAAATTTAAAAACTCGAAAAGAAAAATCAGCAGAAACCTCTACATTTCTATCGGAAGAAGTTACCAAGTTAAGTCGTCATATATCTGAAACAGAAGCTAAGTTAGCAGATTTCAAGTCGAAGAATGTGGGGCGATTGCCGGAATTAGTGACATTAAACATGCAACTACGTGACCGTACCGATTCAGAAATTATGGATGTTGGACGGCAAATTAGTGCCGGGGAAGAAAGGAAGTTTTATTTAGAAGGTCAGTTAGCGCAAATAAAGCCCAATACTCCAATGATGTCAACTTCAGGTGATCGAATTTTAGATCAAGATGAACGTCTAAAGTCATTGCAATCACAATATGACAGTCTTTCTGGTGTGTATTCAGCGAAGCATCCTGACGTGGTTAAAATGCGCCGCGAGATTGAATCTCTTAAAAAAGCAACTGGTGGGGGTGTTGATACTCAAGAGCAGGCTAAGCAATTGACACGTCTTCGCGCTGATTTGGCGATGATGAATGAAAAATACTCAGAAGATCATCCTGATGTTATTAAGTTAAAAAAATCTATCGCCTCTTTAGAAGAGTCTTATAAAAAAGCGATGGCTGCTGGAGAAACGCCTAAATTTAAGAAACCAGAAAACCCAGCATATATATCTTTGCAATCACAACTTGAATCTGTAAACAGCGATTTAAATTCGTTAAAAAGAAAATTGGCTGATTTGAAAGCAAAAATGAATTCATATGAAACACTTTTGCAGCAAACGCCGCAGGTTGAACAAGAATATTTATTATTAAGTCGTGACCATGAAAATTCTGTGCATCGTTATCAAGAGTTAAAAGCCAAACAGATGGAAGCTCAAGTGGCGCAAGAATTAGAAAAAGATAGCAAAGGTGAGCGTTTTTCATTAATTGATCCCGCACAGCTTCCTGAAAAACCTCATAGTCCGAATCGCCCTGCTATTTTTCTTTTGGGATTTATTTTATCACTGGGAGGGGGGGTGGCATATGCGGGTGTGCTTGAAAGCATGGATAGTTCAGTTAAGGGGTCTAAATCCTTAACTGGGCTGTTGAATGCCCCATTACTTTCGGTAATACCTTATATTGAAAATTCGGAAGATAGGCGTAAAAAAACAAAAGTCAATTCACTGGTCATTTTGGGTGTGATATCGAGTATTGCTGTCATTTTACTTTTGGTACATTTTTTATGGGTACCGCTAGATGTTTTGTGGTACCGAATTCTCAGAAAAATGGATATTTGA